The following coding sequences lie in one Chondrocystis sp. NIES-4102 genomic window:
- a CDS encoding phage/plasmid primase, P4 family protein: protein MPAKGDITDWVEAHPNKSTDELIKRLNRGITKAAERNEQEKQRKEEKEKLENLPDWSQSDIAEWLANKYQGQLAWNVEQQEWYRYSSIKKGIWNSESAELIGQLVKSQVKAIANGTARRGKKRPSYTISFINGVTALLKLDLAVRRWNEASGLLPMLNGVLDLETKKLLPHSPENRLTWCLPYNYNILATCEPIQEWLLTMCNGDRALVELMRAYLLGIVTGRTDWQKYLELVGAGGTGKSTLTRLATALVGQENVHTTTLKKLEKEKFETASIAGKRLVLINDSERYAGEVGKLKNLTGQDSLPYEVKFKQSKGGFTPSALVIVSTNEVIQSCDYTSGLARRRISIPMFNQIKGDRQKNLIEHKNGEMRGDFLPYIPGLLNWVLSMDESKATSIVKNYEANVPSLLAMKARTLVETNPIADWLDNFVVYQPDARTNVGVAKRDKDSNSSHWYLDTDKWLYANYCEYCHNSGTRPVSLRRFVTLLSDLGKNQLGLDIRRERDRFGSYFVGLKIRDVNDTSLPLITGNSEVVINTNPQLDNTNVINRLWTMVMDKVTDMMDYVMDKSLNDDECDGCPKGYRSAYDGILKKSSNNQNKVKCGSECNTTIEGVEKKKERSHKFLDMPSYAEQRESQIQVEQGISNDYSAITVGDRVEISDCPGHWSWASPFTVGAIDGQMVALEMVNELIEMERLEKCPK, encoded by the coding sequence ATGCCAGCCAAAGGAGACATTACTGACTGGGTAGAGGCTCATCCAAACAAGAGTACAGATGAATTAATTAAAAGATTAAACAGAGGGATTACCAAAGCTGCCGAAAGGAATGAACAAGAGAAACAGAGAAAAGAAGAAAAGGAAAAATTAGAGAACCTGCCCGATTGGTCACAGTCAGACATTGCCGAATGGCTAGCAAATAAGTACCAAGGTCAATTAGCCTGGAATGTAGAGCAACAGGAATGGTATCGCTATAGTTCGATAAAAAAGGGAATTTGGAATAGTGAATCAGCCGAACTAATCGGGCAGTTAGTGAAGTCCCAAGTAAAGGCGATCGCCAATGGAACAGCAAGAAGGGGAAAGAAAAGACCGAGTTACACCATTAGTTTTATTAATGGAGTTACAGCATTACTGAAGCTAGATTTAGCAGTAAGAAGGTGGAATGAAGCATCAGGACTATTACCAATGCTTAATGGTGTTTTAGACCTAGAAACTAAGAAGCTGCTGCCTCATAGTCCAGAGAATCGATTAACCTGGTGCTTGCCCTATAACTACAACATCCTCGCTACCTGCGAACCGATACAAGAATGGTTATTGACAATGTGTAATGGCGATCGCGCTTTGGTTGAGTTAATGAGAGCGTATTTATTGGGAATAGTTACAGGTAGGACTGATTGGCAGAAGTATTTAGAACTAGTGGGTGCGGGTGGTACAGGCAAATCTACCTTGACTCGTCTAGCCACAGCTTTAGTCGGACAAGAGAACGTCCACACCACAACGCTGAAAAAACTAGAGAAAGAAAAGTTTGAGACAGCTTCTATTGCTGGCAAGCGGTTGGTCTTGATTAATGATTCTGAACGTTATGCGGGAGAGGTAGGCAAGCTAAAAAACCTTACAGGACAAGATAGTTTACCCTATGAAGTCAAATTCAAACAGTCCAAGGGTGGTTTTACTCCCTCAGCTTTGGTCATAGTCAGTACCAATGAAGTTATCCAAAGCTGTGACTATACATCAGGATTAGCAAGAAGAAGAATCTCGATTCCCATGTTTAACCAGATCAAAGGCGATCGCCAGAAGAACCTGATTGAACACAAGAATGGTGAGATGAGAGGTGATTTTCTGCCTTACATACCAGGATTGCTCAATTGGGTGCTGTCGATGGATGAGTCGAAAGCCACATCAATTGTAAAGAATTATGAAGCTAACGTACCATCACTGTTGGCAATGAAGGCAAGGACATTGGTTGAGACCAATCCCATTGCTGATTGGTTAGACAACTTTGTGGTTTATCAGCCTGATGCTAGAACCAACGTTGGGGTGGCAAAAAGAGATAAAGATAGTAATTCCTCTCATTGGTATTTAGACACCGATAAATGGCTATACGCCAACTATTGCGAGTATTGCCATAACAGCGGGACTCGTCCAGTTAGTCTACGTCGATTCGTTACTTTGCTATCAGATTTGGGTAAAAACCAATTGGGTTTAGATATCCGCCGAGAACGCGATCGCTTTGGGTCATATTTTGTGGGTTTGAAGATTCGGGATGTCAATGACACTTCACTACCATTAATTACTGGTAACTCTGAAGTAGTAATAAATACTAATCCCCAACTAGACAACACAAATGTAATAAACAGATTGTGGACGATGGTAATGGACAAGGTGACGGATATGATGGATTACGTGATGGATAAAAGCCTTAATGATGATGAATGTGACGGTTGTCCTAAAGGATACCGCTCCGCATATGATGGCATTTTGAAAAAGTCTTCAAATAATCAAAACAAAGTAAAATGTGGAAGTGAGTGTAATACGACAATTGAAGGTGTTGAAAAGAAAAAAGAAAGATCACACAAGTTTTTAGATATGCCGTCATATGCGGAGCAAAGAGAAAGTCAAATTCAAGTAGAGCAAGGTATAAGCAACGATTACTCTGCCATCACAGTAGGAGATCGCGTAGA